GGCTCACCCGGCGCAGCGGCCCCTCGGTGACCAGCGGGTACTCGCAGGCGACCGTCGGGATCGGCTCGGCCGGCGGCGCCGACCCCGCCACCGGACGGCCGGGGACCGCCGTGGAGCACGCGGTCGTCAACAGGATCAAGGCGCTCACGAGCAGGCGTCTGGCCATCACGGGATCCTAGGGCGCGGTGATCACCGAGCCGCCCCGACCGGACCGGGAAACCTGGTGGCGTCGACCCGGGGGTCGTTCGTTAGCCTTGACGACCAGCCGTCGTTCCAGGTGGCCCCACGTTTGAGTCAACCCGAGGAGAGCAGTACCCGTGATCCGCACGCACGAGGCCGGGACGCTCCGCGCCGAGCACGCCGGGCAGTCCGTCACCCTGACCGGGTGGGTGGCCCGCAGGCGCGATCACGGCGGGGTGATCTTCATCGACTTCCGGGACGCCTCCGGTATCGCCCAGGTCGTCTTCCGCGAGGGCGAGATGGCCGAACGCGCCCACAAGCTGCGCTCCGAGTACGTGATCAAGGTCGTCGGCGACGTCACCCGCCGCCCCGAGGGCAGCGACAACCCCGACCTGCCCACCGGTGCCATCGAGGTCTACGCCACCGAGCTGGAAGTCCTCAACGAGTCCGCCCCGCTGCCGTTCCAGTTGGACGAGCACCTGGAGGTCGGCGAGGAGGCGCGCCTGCGCCACCGCTACCTCGACCTGCGCCGCAGCGGCCCGGCCAAGGCCATGCGGCTGCGCAGCGAGGCCAACCGGATCGCCCGCGAGGTGCTGCACGCGGAGAAGTTCGTCGAGGTCGAGACCCCGACCCTGACCCGCTCCACCCCCGAGGGCGCGCGCGACTTCCTGGTGCCCGCCCGGCTGCGCCCCGGCTCCTGGTACGCCCTGCCGCAGTCCCCGCAGCTGTTCAAGCAGCTGCTGATGGTCGGCGGCCTGGAGCGGTACTACCAGATCGCCCGCTGCTACCGGGACGAGGACTTCCGCGCCGACCGGCAGCCCGAGTTCACCCAGCTCGACATCGAGATGAGCTTCGTCGAGCAGGACGACGTGATCGCGCTCGGCGAGCAGGTCATCGGCGCCCTGTGGAAGGAGCTGGCCGACCACGAGGTCCCCCGGCCGTTCCGCCGCATCTCCTACGCCGAGGCGATGGCCAAGTACGGCACCGACAAGCCGGACCTGCGCTTCGACCTCGAACTGACCGAGCTGACCGAGTACTTCAAGGACACCCCGTTCCGGGTGTTCCAGGCGGCGTACGTCGGCGCGGTCGTCATGCCCGGCGGCGCGTCGCAGCCTCGCCGCACGCTCGACGCGTGGCAGGACTGGGCCAAGCAGCGCGGGTCTCGTGGACTGGCGTACGTGCTGGTCAACGAGGACGGCACGCTCGGCGGCCCGGTCGCCAAGAACCTCTCCGACGCCGAGCGCGACGGCCTGGCCAAGGCCGTCGGCGCCAACCCCGGCGACTGCGTGTTCTTCGGCGCGGGCGAACCGGACGGCGCCCGCGCGCTGCTCGGCGCGGCCCGCGTGGAGATCGCGCACCGGGTCGGCCTGATCGACGAGAGCGCCTGGTCGTTCGTGTGGGTCGTGGACTTCCCGATGTTCGAGGCGGTCGACAAGATCGGCGACGACGTCGCGGTGGGCAGCGGCAAGTGGACCGCCCTGCACCACGCGTTCACCTCGCCCACCCCGGAGTGGATCGACCGCTTCGAGGAGGACCCGGGCAAGGCGCTGGCCTACGCCTACGACATCGTCTGCAACGGCAACGAGATCGGCGGCGGGTCGATCCGTATCCACCGCGCCGACGTGCAGCAGCGGGCGTTCCAGGTCATGGGCATCGGGCCGGAGGAAGCGCAGGAGAAGTTCGGCTTCCTGCTCGACGCGTTCAAGTACGGCGCGCCGCCGCACGGCGGCATCGCGTTCGGCTGGGACCGGATCGCCATGCTGCTCGGCGGGTTCGACTCGATCCGCGAGGTCATCGCGTTCCCGAAGAGCGGCGGCGGCTACGACCCGCTGACCGCGGCTCCCGCGCCGATCACGCCGCAGCAGCGCAAGGAAGCGGGCGTGGACGCCAAGCCCGCTCCCGAGAAGACCGGCGCCGGCGGGGAGAAGACCGAGAAGCCGGCTCAGTAGGCCGTGCTGCACCTGCGGGCCATCTGCCCGGCCGAGCGCACCGACGAGGTGCTGGCGGCGCTGACACAGCACCCCGGCGTCACGCACGTGGTGGTGCTGCGCGGCGCGGCCGTCGAGCCCGCGGGTGACGTGGTCGAAGCCGACGTCGCCAGGGAGGCCACCGACACGGTGGTGGCCTCCCTGTGCGCGCTGGACGTCGACCGCGACGGCGGCGTCACGCTGGAGCAGATCGACACCGCCCTCTCCGACGCGGCCGACCGCGCCGAGGAGAAAGCGCCAGGTGAGGCGGCGGACGCCGTGGTGTGGGAGGAGCTGCTGGCCCGCACCGGCGAAGAATCCCGGCTCAACGCCACGTTCCTGTCGTTCCTGGCCATCGCGTGCCTGCTCGCGGCGGTCGGCGTGGTCACGAACTCGCCGATCACCATCGTCGGCGCCATGGTCGTCGGACCGGAGTTCGGTCCGCTGGCCGCCATCGCCGTCGGCCTGGTGCTGCGGCGCTGGGACCTGGTCCGGAGAGCCGCGACGGCGCTCGCGGTCGGGTTCCCGGTGGCCATGGCGATCACCGCCGTGGCCGCGTTCGCGGGCTCGTTCACCGACCTGTTCGACCGGGGTATGGTGCTGGCCGCGCACGAGGTCGACTTCGTGTTCCAGGTCGGCCCGTTCTCGTTGATCGTGGCGCTGCTCGCGGGCGCCGCGGGGATGCTGTCGATGACGTCCGCCAAGTCGGCGGCACTCGTCGGGGTGTTCATTTCGGTCACCACCGTGCCCGCCGCGGGCTTCGCGGCGGTGGCCGCGGTTCTCGCGGAGTGGGACATATGCCTCCAGTCCGTGGCACAGCTCGCGGTGAACCTCGTGGGCATCGTGGCGGCGGCGGCGCTGGTCCTGGCGTTGCGAAACCGCCGTGGCCAACCCCGGGACCTGGGACGACCGCTCGCGAACGGCTGACCGGGCGGCAATTTCCACAGAGGGTGGTATCCGACGGGGGTGAGCATTACCGTCACGGTGCCCGGACGGGTTCTGTCAGGTCTAGGCCACCGGGAGTAGGGTCGGAGGAGATGAGTGTGGAGATCACCGCCGGCCCGCAGGACATCGACGACGCTGCCCCTTCCGAGCTCGACGCCGCCGTGGCAGCGGCCGAATCGGTGTTGAGCGGAAGATTCGGCGCACCGGTTCGACTGGCCGACCCCGAAGACCTAGGGGGAGCGGGCCGGTCTGTCGTCGTCCGCGTCCGCGTGGCGCACACCCCGTTCTCGCTGCCCCGCACGCTGGTGGTGAAGCGCTACCCGTCACGGGTGGCCGACCGGGACCCGTTCGCGCACGAGGTGGTGAGCCACAAGCTGCTCACCGCGCTGCCGTCCGAGGAACGCCTCACCCCCGAGCTGGTCGCGCAGGACAACACCAAGCGGCTCGTGGTGCTCGAAGACCTGGGCAAGGCGCCGCGGCTGGCGGAAAAACTGCTGGGATCCGACGCGCGTGCCGCCGAACGAGGGCTGCTGTCGTGGGCGCACGCCATGGGGCGGCTGCACGCGACGACCGCCGGGCGTGACGCGGACTTCGACGCGTTGATGCGCCGGCAGGGGAGCCAGTGCTGCGCCGACCCGATCGTGGTCGACGTGCACACGGCGTTGGCCGGGTTGCCCGCGCTGCTGTTCGACTCTCTGGAAGTGGCCACGCCGGACTCGGTGCGGTCGTTCGCCGAGCAGGCGGTGCGCGGGTTCGTCACGTCCCGTCGGCGTGCGTTCAGCCCGTCCACGTCGTGCCCGGACAACCACCTGGTGACCAGCAAGGGCGTCCGGTTCCTCGACTTCGAGGGCGGGTGCGTGCGGGACATCGTGTTCGACGCGGCGTGCCTGCGGGTGCCGTTCCCGTCGTGCTGGTGCGCCTACGGGCTGCCCGCCGGCATGTCGGAGGCGATGGTCGCGGCGTGGCGGGCCGAGGTGTCGTCGGTGTGGCCGGACCTGGACGACGACGCGGTGTTCCTGCCGCGGTTGCTGGAATCGCAGCTGATGTGGGTGTGGCTGGCGACGTGGCGCGGGTTGCCGCGGTTGGACCTGTCGCTGCCGTCCGGGCACCGCCCGCTGGACTCGGCGCCGCGCAGCATGGTGCTGACGGCGCGGTGGCTGCGGTTGCGGGACGACGCGTTGGCGTTGCGCGCCACGCACGTCGCGGCGCACGCTGACGCCGTCGTCTCGGCGCTGGTGTCGCGGTACGGGTCGGCCGCCGCAAAACTGCCGCTGTACCCGGCATTCCGGTAGCGTTCCGCTGTTCGTTCTCGGCACGTCACGTCGTTGCGCGAGGGTCTTCACCGTGGCCAAGACGGTGCGCAGCCTGGTGGTCCTGGGCGACTCGACGACGGTGGGCGTGGGCGACCCCGTGCCCGGTGGGTGGCGTGGCGTCGGCCCGCTGCTCGCGGAGGCGTTCGCGGACGCGCGGTATGCGAACGTCTCGTTCGCCGGGGCGCGGGTCGCGTCGGTGCGGTACGAGCAGTTGCCCAAGGTGCTGCCCCTCCAACCGGACGCGGCCGTGTTGTTGGTGGGGATGAACGACACGTTGCGGTCGGACTTCGACGGTCGGCAGTTGCACGTCGACCTGAACGCGATCGTGGGCGCTCTGGTGTCGGCCGGGGCCGCCGTCGTCACGGTGCGCTTTCACGACCACAGCCGGGTGTTCCGGCTGCCGGGGGCGTTGCGGCGGGCGTTGCGGGCGCGGATCGCCGAGCTGAACGACATCATCGACGCGGTCGTGCGGCGGCACGGGATCGGGTGCGTCGACCTCGACCTGATGGACGGCGCCTACTCGATGGACACGTGGGCGGTGGACCGGCTGCACCCGTCGGAGGTGGGACATCGCCGGTTGGCGGCGGCGTTCGCGGCGCGGTTGGCCGAGTCGGGGTGCGAGGTGCCGGGCCGGGTGTCGTTGGCGTGCACGGGCGGATTGAAGGTGACGCCGTTGCACCACGTGGGTTGGTTGGTGCTCAAGGGGATTCCGTGGCTGTGGAGCCGTGGCCGCGACCTCCTGCCCTACGCCGCCGCGATCATGTACCGCTCGTGGGCCGGTCACCCGGAACCACCCCGCTATGTCATCCGGCCGAGTGATGACCTCGACCACGCGTTTGAATAACGTGGAGGAATGATCCGGTCACTGCTCCACCCGGCCCACTCCTCCTCGACCATCCGGTCCATCGTGGACGGAGGCGGTGGCCGCGCCGTCCACCGGCTCGGCCACCGCTTCATCCGCCCCCTCGCCCACCGCTTCGTCCGCCCTCTTGCCCGACCCCTTGCCCACCGCCTCGTCCAGGCCGCGCTAGGAAAGCCGGTAGACGGTCGACCCCCCGATCGTCAGGGCCTCGTAGTTCGCGGCGACCCACTCGCCGATCTCGTTTGCGCCGCCGCGCGGTCCGGCCCCGCCCATGCCCCCGGTGACGAAGTAGCCGATCCGCCCGTCCGCCACGTACCGCTGGAATTCGGCGAGCGTGGGCGCCGGGTCGCCGCCGCTCCAGCCGCCGATCCCGATCACGGCCTTGCCCGACGCCAGGGCCAGGGTCGCCGCACCCTGCGCGCTCATCGTCGCCGCCGCCCACGTGCCGGTGGTGTCCTTCAACAGGTCCACCACCTCGTCGTCGGTCTGGTCCATCGGGCCGTTGCCGGCGTTCGACTCGCCCGAGTCCACGGCGGGGCCGGACATCGGGATCGAACCTCCGTGCGGGGTCGCGGCAGTGGCCACGCCGAAGGCCGCGGCGGAGAGCAGGGAGGTGATCAGGGCCATCGCGGCCATCCGGCGTGCGCCCATCACGATCGCCGTGGCCACCAGCACGGTCAGCGCCGCGACCGTCCAACGGAGCGCGGGCAGCCAGTCCTCGAACCGGTGGAGCAGCGCGAATCCCCAGAAGCCGGCCGCCGCGACCATGAGCGCGAGCGCCACGCGTACCGGGAGGTGGTTGCGG
This is a stretch of genomic DNA from Saccharothrix ecbatanensis. It encodes these proteins:
- the aspS gene encoding aspartate--tRNA ligase, with translation MIRTHEAGTLRAEHAGQSVTLTGWVARRRDHGGVIFIDFRDASGIAQVVFREGEMAERAHKLRSEYVIKVVGDVTRRPEGSDNPDLPTGAIEVYATELEVLNESAPLPFQLDEHLEVGEEARLRHRYLDLRRSGPAKAMRLRSEANRIAREVLHAEKFVEVETPTLTRSTPEGARDFLVPARLRPGSWYALPQSPQLFKQLLMVGGLERYYQIARCYRDEDFRADRQPEFTQLDIEMSFVEQDDVIALGEQVIGALWKELADHEVPRPFRRISYAEAMAKYGTDKPDLRFDLELTELTEYFKDTPFRVFQAAYVGAVVMPGGASQPRRTLDAWQDWAKQRGSRGLAYVLVNEDGTLGGPVAKNLSDAERDGLAKAVGANPGDCVFFGAGEPDGARALLGAARVEIAHRVGLIDESAWSFVWVVDFPMFEAVDKIGDDVAVGSGKWTALHHAFTSPTPEWIDRFEEDPGKALAYAYDIVCNGNEIGGGSIRIHRADVQQRAFQVMGIGPEEAQEKFGFLLDAFKYGAPPHGGIAFGWDRIAMLLGGFDSIREVIAFPKSGGGYDPLTAAPAPITPQQRKEAGVDAKPAPEKTGAGGEKTEKPAQ
- a CDS encoding DUF389 domain-containing protein; the encoded protein is MLHLRAICPAERTDEVLAALTQHPGVTHVVVLRGAAVEPAGDVVEADVAREATDTVVASLCALDVDRDGGVTLEQIDTALSDAADRAEEKAPGEAADAVVWEELLARTGEESRLNATFLSFLAIACLLAAVGVVTNSPITIVGAMVVGPEFGPLAAIAVGLVLRRWDLVRRAATALAVGFPVAMAITAVAAFAGSFTDLFDRGMVLAAHEVDFVFQVGPFSLIVALLAGAAGMLSMTSAKSAALVGVFISVTTVPAAGFAAVAAVLAEWDICLQSVAQLAVNLVGIVAAAALVLALRNRRGQPRDLGRPLANG
- a CDS encoding SGNH/GDSL hydrolase family protein encodes the protein MAKTVRSLVVLGDSTTVGVGDPVPGGWRGVGPLLAEAFADARYANVSFAGARVASVRYEQLPKVLPLQPDAAVLLVGMNDTLRSDFDGRQLHVDLNAIVGALVSAGAAVVTVRFHDHSRVFRLPGALRRALRARIAELNDIIDAVVRRHGIGCVDLDLMDGAYSMDTWAVDRLHPSEVGHRRLAAAFAARLAESGCEVPGRVSLACTGGLKVTPLHHVGWLVLKGIPWLWSRGRDLLPYAAAIMYRSWAGHPEPPRYVIRPSDDLDHAFE